From the Maniola jurtina chromosome Z, ilManJurt1.1, whole genome shotgun sequence genome, one window contains:
- the LOC123880533 gene encoding CCR4-NOT transcription complex subunit 1-like translates to MTAQQSCNDMYNGIQEKTANLLWEWGKILQSSRNEMEIDQKFNIFVHTNRNGIFKSVEMISEFFRIATQMCVKNVYQLLNKDKAPPRRENYYVMCDSFIKLVSLLIKKNAHSANPAPQLKLLPMILNTIAGRLLQDQEEHGIHFHQLPYHRLIIILFLEMTQEDMAIVNYEVVFEFYQMLRIVRPSAAPGFCYAWLEIVAHRVFMHRVLVATSIRQGAGMMYCTLLILLFEFLHPFLRNTEWAPPVIMLYKGTLKVLLVLVHDFPEFLCDYHYRFCDEIPPNCIQMRNIILSAYPMNMIPPYPLSLNLDVDLIAEMSLPPRTAIHFEAIIPSSKLKKDLDAYLEAQAPVTFLSELRSNIQVVNELGSRYDTKMMNAVVLYVGTKAIAHIRAKGQTPNMTTIAHSAHMDIFQNFAVDFDCEGRALFLNAIANQLRYPNSHTHYFSCCLLYLFAEAVNIKEQITRVLFERFLAERPIPWGILVTLNKLVHDPVYKFWTQEFVVRCKQDIGNVARIIATRHRIYNGQQI, encoded by the exons ATGACTGCCCAACAG TCATGTAACGACATGTACAACGGTATCCAAGAGAAGACGGCGAACCTCCTCTGGGAATGGGGGAAAATCCTTCAGAGTTCCCGCAATGAGATGGAGATAGACCAGAAGTTCAACATTTTCGTGCACACGAACAGGAACGGCATCTTCAAATCCGTTGAAATGATCTCAGAGTTCTTCCGCATCGCCACACAAATGTGTGTAAAGAATGTGTACCAACTCCTCAACAAGGACAAGGCGCCGCCGAGGAGGGAAAATTATTATGTGATGTGCGATTCGTTCATCAAACTCGTCTcgctattgattaaaaaaaacgcgCACAGCGCCAACCCCGCTCCGCAACTCAAATTGTTACCAATG ATACTTAACACGATAGCTGGTCGTTTGCTCCAAGACCAGGAAGAGCATGGAATTCATTTTCATCAGCTTCCTTATCACAGgctgataataattttgttcCTTGAAATGACACAAGAGGACATGGCAATAGTCAACTATGAG GTAGTCTTTGAATTCTACCAAATGCTTCGCATCGTGAGACCTAGCGCTGCACCCGGTTTCTGCTACGCGTGGCTAGAAATAGTCGCGCATAGGGTCTTTATGCACAGAGTGCTCGTCGCCACTTCGATACGACAG GGAGCGGGGATGATGTATTGTACGCTGCTCATCCTCCTTTTCGAGTTCCTCCACCCGTTCCTGCGTAACACGGAGTGGGCCCCGCCGGTCATTATGCTGTACAAAGGGACCCTGAAAGTGTTACTGGTTCTGGTCCACGATTTTCCGGAGTTCCTGTGCGATTACCACTACAGGTTCTGCGATGAGATTCCGCCGAATTGCATACAGATGAGAAATATTATCCTCTCGGCCTACCCGATGAACATGATACCGCCCTACCCGCTCTCGCTGAATCTAGATGTGGATCTGATAGCCGAGATGAGCTTACCGCCGCGTACAGCCATACATTTTGAGGCCATAATCCCCTCGTCGAAACTCAAGAAGGATCTGGACGCGTACTTAGAGGCCCAAGCGCCTGTTACCTTCCTATCAGAGCTGCGGAGCAACATACAG GTAGTAAACGAGCTGGGTAGCCGATATGATACCAAAATGATGAACGCAGTGGTTCTGTACGTGGGCACGAAAGCTATCGCTCACATAAGGGCGAAAGGACAAACGCCGAATATGACTACTATAGCCCACTCAGCGCATATGGATATATTCCAAAACTTTGCAGTTGACTTTGACTGTGAAGGACG AGCGCTGTTTCTGAACGCGATCGCAAATCAGTTGCGATACCCGAATAGTCACACGCACTATTTTAGCTGCTGTCTGCTGTATTTGTTCGCGGAAGCTGTCAATATAAAAGAACAAATAACACGGGTTTTGTTCGAAAGATTCCTTGCGGAGCGCCCGATTCCTTGGGGAATACTCGTCACCCTAAACAAACTTGTTCACGATCCTGTTTATAAATTTTGGACGCAGGAGTTCGTCGTCCGTTGCAAGCAAGACATCGGaaa TGTGGCTCGCATTATCGCAACCCGACATCGTAttt ACAATGGACAACAGATTTGA